The proteins below come from a single Malus domestica chromosome 03, GDT2T_hap1 genomic window:
- the LOC103433443 gene encoding large ribosomal subunit protein uL1 — protein sequence MSKLQSDTLREGISIIMTASKEKKRNFTETIELQIGLKNYDPQKDKRFSGSVRLPHIPRPKMKVCMLGDAQHVEEAEKIGLDYMDVEGLKKLNKNKKLVKKLAKKYHAFLASEAVIKQIPRLLGPGLNKAGKFPTLVSHQESLESKVSETKAMIKFQLKKVLCMGVAVGNVSMEEKQVFQNVQLSVNFLVSLLKKNWQNVRCLHLKTTMGKPYRIY from the exons ATGAG TAAACTTCAGAGTGATACCCTCCGAGAGGGTATTTCCATCATCATGACGGCGTCCAAGGAAAAAAAACGTAACTTCACTGAGACTATTGAACTTCAGATTGGGCTGAAAAATTATGATCCTCAGAAGGACAAACGTTTCAGTGGTTCTGTTAGGTTGCCACACATCCCTCGTCCAAAGATGAAGGTCTGCATGCTTGGAGATGCTCAGCATGTTGAGGAG GCTGAAAAGATTGGGTTGGACTATATGGATGTTGAAGGGCTGAAGAAGCtcaacaagaacaaaaagttggTTAAGAAGTTGGCAAAGAAATACCATGCCTTTTTGGCTTCAGAAGCTGTTATTAAGCAGATTCCCCGTCTTTTGGGTCCTGGTCTCAACAAGGCAG GAAAATTTCCAACCCTTGTTAGTCACCAAGAATCCCTCGAGTCTAAGGTTTCCGAGACAAAAGCAATGATCAAGTTCCAACTGAAGAAGGTTCTTTGTATGGGAGTTGCTGTAGGGAATGTATCCATGGAAGAGAAGCAGGTCTTTCAAAACGTCCAATTGAGCGTTAACTTTCTTGTTTCGCTGTTGAAGAAAAATTGGCAAAAT gTAAGGTGCTTGCATTTGAAGACTACTATGGGTAAGCCATATCGCATCTATTAA